The genomic interval ACGTTCAGCAGTTTTCAGAAGAGGGGTATTTAAGGTGGGACTCCCTTGGGGAGTTCCTGGCGCTTGCAGTATCGCTTGAGCATCTGGCCATTACGTTTAACAACAAGAAGGCTCAGGTACTGGCAACAACGTTGGATCAGGCAAACGGGAAGTTCCTGGAGAGCAACAAGTCACCGGCCAGGAAGGTTGGTGAGATAGACAACCGCGGGAGTCATTTCTATCTTGCCTTATACTGGGCGCAGGCCCTGGCAGCTCAGGATGAGGACAAGGAGCTTAAGGCCCGCTTTACGCCATTGGCAAAGGCCCTTACAGAGAACGAGGCAAAGATAGCCGGAGAGCTGATAGCTGCCCAGGGCAAGCCACAGGATACAGGCGGCTATTACTTCCCTGACCCTGAGAAGACTTCAAAGGCAATGCGCCCGAGTGCGACATTCAATGCCGCACTGGCTGCCATTGCTTAATTGTGCACCATCATCAGGTTAAGACATCTCAGCAGAAGAAGTAACCTTTAACAGGGAGGTATCTTTATGAGACAGAGAATCTGTATGGTTGGAGCAATATGCTTTTTCATTATTTCGCTTTTCGTCTTTTCAGCGCCTGATGCAGAGGCAGTGACTGCGTTTGCCCGTCAGACAGGACTGGCCTGTTCCACTTGTCATTTCCAGCATTTCCCGTCACTCAATGCCTTTGGCCGTTCGTTTAAGTCAGGCGGTTATACTATGGTAGGCGGACAGAGTATGATCGAAGGGGATATGCTCTCTCTCCCGAGTACGCTGAATGCCTCCGTGATATTGAAGGTTCGGTATCAGAAGTCTAACGGAGACAGTGCATCGGGTACCAATATGGGGGAACTGCAATTCCCTGATGAGGCATCCTTATTCCTTGGTGGCAGGGTAGGAGAGAAAATCGGGTTCTTACTTGAGGGCCAGATTAAGGATAATAAGGCTCCGTTTTTTGCCTCATTTAAAATGCCCTTTGTACATGATATAGCAGGTTCGAAGTTCAGCATCATCCCATTCAGCACGGATTCGCTTGGCGCTGCCTTTGGTTTTGAGCTGTTAAACACCGGCGCCGTAAGAAATGTCCGGGTAATGGAACACAGAAAAGAATTATCTGCCCAGCAATTTGCGGGTACGGATGGTGCAGCAGAAGGTGTTGCATTTGTGCTGGCTAATAACAGGGGATTTGTAAATGCCTCTTTCTGGACTCCAAACAGCGGGACCGTTGCGGTTAATGGGTTCTCTCATTATCTGAGGGCGGCAGCAACACCGGCCATAGGCAACCTGGATGTTGGCGCTGGTATTCAATACTGGGGGGGTACATCCAGCACTGATGCCGGAGATACCGATACAAAGGCCCTGGCAATTGATGGCCAGGTGCAGGGCAATGTTGGCTCCATGCCCCTGGGTGTTTATGTTACCTATGCAAAGGCTGATAAATCAGGTTCAATACCAAATCAATTTAATAGCATTACCACGGATGATACGTCTGCCTTTTCCATAGCAGGTGAGATAGGTATTATACCTGACAAAGTTTCATTGACCGCAGCTTACAGGGCAGGGGATAAAGACGGTGACAGCGACAACGGTTTATTAATCGGAGCCTTATACCAGGCAGGACAAAACCTTCAGCTTCAGTTTAATCATACCCTCTATAGCGGTGATGCCTATGATCCCAAGCCTGCAGATGGTGATCAGTTAACAACCTTAGTGCTATTTGCAGCATTCTGACGTAATAAAACATAAAAAAGGGGGACAGCGACTATTTATTTTGCAAATCACAAAATAAATAGTCGCTGTCCCCCTTTTTTACTGCCCCTTTTTTACTTCCTCTTCAAAACCTCTTCAATTTTTCTGACTATATTATCCGCTGTCAATCCGTATTTTCTGAAAAGCTCATCAGGGGTCCCTGATTCTGCATAGGTATCATTAACTCCCACAAAGCCCATTGGTACCGGGCACTGCTCGCTTACAACCTGGGCCACGGCAGCGCCGAGTCCGCCTGCAAGGAGATGCTCCTCTGCTGTTACTATGGCCCCTGTAGTCTGAGCTGACTGGACTATTACGTCTTTATCTATGGGTTTTACCGTGTGCATGTCTATTACCCTGACATCAATGCCCCGCTCACTGCAGGCACATGCCGCCTCAACAGCCTCCTGTACCATAAGGCCGTTAGCGATTACTGTAACATCTATGCCTTCACGCACTATATTCGCCCTGCCTATCTTAAAGTCAGTGCCCTGCTGATAAATAACCGGAGCCTTTGGTCTGCCGGTGCGCATATATACAGGTCCTTTATGTTGTGCTGCCAGCTTCACTAAAGCCATCGTTGACAACTCGTCCGCCGGTACAAGGACAACAAAGCCGGGAAGAGAGCAGGCGAGAGCGATATCTTCAACCGCCATCTGGGATGCCCCGTCCTCACCAATGCTTATACCGCCATGAGACCCTACCAGCTTGACGTTCAGATGAGGATTAGCCACACTCATGCGGAGCTGATCAAACGTCTTGCACATCAGGAATGATGCAAAACTTGAGACAAAAGGTATTTTTCCGCAGGATGCGAGGCCCGCTGCTGTTGAAACCATGTTGGCCTCAGCAATCCCCATATTAAAAAATCTATCCTTAAACTCTTTGGCAAATAAGACACTCTTTGTAGACTTTGAGAGGTCAGCATCGAGGGCAACTATTGCAGGATTCTCCCTGCCAAGTTCAACCAGCGCTTTTCCGTATGCATCCCTCGTTGCCATACCATAAATACGCTTACATGACATTTCTATTCTCCCAACTCTCTCAGGGCAATTGCCATCT from Nitrospirota bacterium carries:
- a CDS encoding NADP-dependent isocitrate dehydrogenase — translated: VQQFSEEGYLRWDSLGEFLALAVSLEHLAITFNNKKAQVLATTLDQANGKFLESNKSPARKVGEIDNRGSHFYLALYWAQALAAQDEDKELKARFTPLAKALTENEAKIAGELIAAQGKPQDTGGYYFPDPEKTSKAMRPSATFNAALAAIA
- a CDS encoding transketolase family protein — translated: MSCKRIYGMATRDAYGKALVELGRENPAIVALDADLSKSTKSVLFAKEFKDRFFNMGIAEANMVSTAAGLASCGKIPFVSSFASFLMCKTFDQLRMSVANPHLNVKLVGSHGGISIGEDGASQMAVEDIALACSLPGFVVLVPADELSTMALVKLAAQHKGPVYMRTGRPKAPVIYQQGTDFKIGRANIVREGIDVTVIANGLMVQEAVEAACACSERGIDVRVIDMHTVKPIDKDVIVQSAQTTGAIVTAEEHLLAGGLGAAVAQVVSEQCPVPMGFVGVNDTYAESGTPDELFRKYGLTADNIVRKIEEVLKRK